The following coding sequences lie in one Haladaptatus sp. DJG-WS-42 genomic window:
- a CDS encoding SDR family oxidoreductase: MRVAILGCGYVGLELGRQLSTDHEVVGVRRSESGLSAIEAAGFEAVQADLTDPDSLAAVPDVDALVFAASSGGRGPEAARRIFVDGLEGALNHFADRETAPDRLIYTSSTGVYGDHDGAWVDEQTAIDPTTEKTRVLAAAEDVALSAADTVGIDGTVARFAGLYGPDRYRLDRYLTGPVTEGYLNMVHRDDAAGALRYFLETDCARGEVVLVADDEPASKWEFADWLATACDVAEPPKQTKAERLADETLSAAAKRRLLTSKRCSNEHLRSLGYELTYPTYREGYRAAIDAHRKAGA, from the coding sequence ATGCGCGTCGCAATCCTTGGCTGTGGCTACGTCGGGCTGGAACTCGGCCGCCAGCTTTCGACTGACCACGAAGTCGTCGGTGTCCGCCGGTCTGAGTCGGGACTGTCTGCCATCGAAGCCGCCGGATTCGAGGCGGTGCAAGCAGACCTAACCGACCCGGACTCACTCGCGGCAGTTCCGGACGTCGATGCACTCGTGTTCGCGGCGAGTTCCGGGGGACGTGGTCCAGAGGCAGCACGCCGGATTTTCGTGGACGGACTCGAAGGCGCGCTCAACCACTTTGCCGACCGGGAAACCGCTCCCGACCGCCTCATCTACACCTCCAGTACGGGCGTGTACGGCGACCACGACGGCGCGTGGGTGGACGAGCAGACAGCGATTGACCCAACCACCGAGAAGACACGCGTCCTCGCAGCGGCCGAGGACGTGGCGCTTTCTGCGGCTGACACAGTCGGCATCGACGGCACCGTCGCACGCTTTGCTGGGCTATATGGGCCGGACAGATACCGGCTTGACCGCTACCTTACGGGGCCGGTGACGGAGGGGTATCTCAACATGGTGCACCGAGACGATGCGGCCGGGGCGCTCCGCTATTTCCTCGAAACGGACTGTGCACGCGGTGAGGTTGTACTGGTCGCAGACGATGAACCCGCCTCGAAGTGGGAGTTTGCCGACTGGCTCGCCACCGCGTGTGATGTGGCTGAGCCGCCAAAGCAGACGAAAGCCGAGCGCCTCGCAGATGAGACACTCTCTGCGGCCGCCAAACGCCGGCTTCTGACGAGCAAGCGGTGTTCGAACGAGCACCTGCGCTCGCTTGGCTACGAGCTAACGTATCCAACCTACCGCGAGGGCTACCGCGCGGCTATCGATGCTCACCGCAAAGCAGGAGCGTAA
- a CDS encoding aldo/keto reductase — MATQDGTWRYRNRYFERYGRAYFRRFGDQTVTSIGVGTYLGDATDTVDDAYHDAIVTALESGCNVVDTAINYRNQRSERVVGKALADADVERDEILISTKGGFVPFDGDRPENPGAYVKSEYVDSGIVASDELAHGSHCISPAYIDDQLDRSLSNLDLDTIDLYYVHNPETQLDVRSPEDVYDQLEAAFTRLEERAANGDINHYGVATWDAFRVPKSHDHYLSIVEVVSRARKAARAAGNTATHFRAIQLPFNVRMADAFTVESHDGPDGPQSALWFAREAGLNVFTSASLLQGKLATDLPEAVAAQLPGETTAQRSLNFARSGPGVTCSLVGMSSPAHVEENLKAGEGDAMGARAFDAIFE, encoded by the coding sequence ATGGCCACACAGGACGGGACGTGGCGCTACCGCAACCGCTACTTCGAGCGGTACGGCCGCGCGTACTTTCGACGGTTTGGCGACCAGACGGTCACGAGTATCGGCGTTGGCACCTACCTTGGCGACGCCACCGACACGGTGGACGACGCCTATCACGACGCCATCGTCACCGCGCTCGAATCTGGCTGTAACGTCGTTGACACCGCTATCAACTACCGAAACCAGCGCAGTGAGCGTGTGGTCGGGAAGGCGCTCGCGGACGCTGACGTTGAGCGCGACGAAATCTTAATTTCGACCAAAGGCGGGTTCGTTCCCTTCGACGGCGACCGGCCCGAGAATCCGGGTGCGTACGTCAAATCTGAGTACGTCGATTCGGGCATCGTCGCCAGCGACGAGTTGGCTCATGGCAGCCACTGTATTTCTCCAGCGTACATTGACGACCAACTCGACCGCTCGCTCTCGAATCTCGACCTCGATACCATCGACCTCTACTACGTCCACAACCCGGAGACGCAACTCGACGTGCGTTCACCCGAAGACGTGTACGACCAACTCGAAGCCGCGTTCACCCGACTCGAAGAACGCGCGGCCAACGGCGACATCAACCACTACGGCGTGGCGACGTGGGACGCCTTTCGGGTGCCGAAATCCCACGACCACTACCTCTCGATTGTCGAAGTCGTCTCGCGGGCGCGGAAAGCCGCCCGTGCCGCGGGCAACACCGCGACGCACTTTCGCGCGATTCAGTTGCCGTTCAACGTCCGGATGGCGGATGCATTCACTGTCGAAAGTCACGACGGCCCGGACGGCCCCCAGAGCGCGCTCTGGTTCGCGCGCGAAGCCGGACTCAACGTGTTCACGAGCGCGAGTCTGTTGCAAGGAAAACTGGCGACAGACCTCCCCGAGGCGGTGGCCGCCCAACTGCCCGGCGAGACGACGGCACAGCGGTCGCTCAACTTTGCGAGGAGCGGGCCGGGCGTGACGTGTTCGCTTGTCGGGATGTCGTCGCCCGCCCACGTCGAAGAAAACCTGAAAGCCGGTGAGGGAGACGCGATGGGCGCCCGTGCGTTCGACGCGATTTTCGAGTGA
- a CDS encoding HVO_0758 family zinc finger protein — protein sequence MESTRKGLRSGAITKDTYERLTCAACNKALKTRNDPDEIGSIRVCPDCGTEWRELR from the coding sequence ATGGAATCCACCCGCAAGGGCCTTCGGTCGGGCGCAATCACCAAAGATACCTACGAGCGACTCACCTGCGCGGCGTGCAATAAGGCACTCAAAACGCGCAATGACCCGGACGAAATCGGGTCGATTCGGGTGTGTCCGGACTGCGGAACCGAGTGGCGCGAACTGCGCTAA
- a CDS encoding DUF5791 family protein: protein MLYDVSDEAGDLSPTELRALYETELRDTISAVGIETVATKSDVDVEIIEELAGGDSPALTLEDAASILACNDDLPDKRTILVEVRDHLLMGMTMAILDVEAIESGLNNHLDARDIQQKIEGRAPMTLTEFASLHQFIESRKR, encoded by the coding sequence ATGTTGTACGACGTGAGCGACGAAGCGGGCGACCTGTCGCCCACCGAGCTTCGCGCCCTCTACGAAACGGAGTTGCGCGACACGATTTCCGCGGTAGGCATCGAAACGGTCGCAACCAAGAGCGATGTGGACGTAGAAATCATCGAAGAACTCGCAGGCGGCGACTCCCCGGCGCTGACACTCGAAGACGCCGCGTCGATTCTCGCCTGTAACGACGACCTTCCGGACAAGCGAACCATTCTGGTCGAAGTGCGCGACCACCTGTTGATGGGGATGACAATGGCGATTCTCGACGTGGAAGCCATCGAATCGGGGCTGAACAACCATCTCGACGCGCGCGACATCCAGCAGAAAATCGAAGGGCGCGCACCAATGACGCTCACCGAGTTCGCCTCGCTCCACCAGTTCATCGAAAGTCGCAAACGCTGA
- a CDS encoding type II secretion system protein produces MAELWAVSVEASDELHQSVAFLSWEADAEAVVKCGYIAAVSVFAGLAPIVSFLIPSGRHQIAGLLGVSVVALLVADGIHRLPHLLATARRTAALGETPALVSRAVLRMRLDPTAESAAVFAAETSDGPLGASLAAHVRTARGTGRSGFETFATEWDEWYPSLRRALSLVGAAAQAPAGERARTLDRALDAVLSGTRERTESFVEQIRGPTTALYAFGVLLPLALVAVLPAATAAGLPVTTPVFIVLYDLLLPTALLAVSARLLVRRPMVFPPGHVSSDHPSLPPWRRWAPVVGSGVGVLAYALTTLFGQSWGASLVAIGAGVGSTLIVWFHPVTQIQTRIRAVEDGLADALYLVGQRVQTGTAVDAALVDVGEELGGETSDVFTAAARTQRVLKTDLKSAFCGPHGALSTLPSPRVESAATLLALAATEGRPAGHAIVSMADHLDDLQQVEAHARRSLRQVTDTLRQTGLIFAPLVGGTTVALATSLTGTNSKLASQALAFDTLGAAIGVYVLILAVLLTTLSVGLEAGLNRAQVGYHVGIALVVAPTVFLATVEVTAHLT; encoded by the coding sequence TTGGCCGAACTGTGGGCGGTATCGGTGGAGGCCAGCGACGAGTTGCATCAATCGGTGGCCTTCCTCTCGTGGGAAGCCGACGCAGAGGCGGTTGTGAAATGTGGCTACATTGCAGCTGTCTCCGTGTTCGCCGGACTGGCTCCCATCGTGTCGTTCCTCATTCCCAGCGGTCGCCACCAAATAGCTGGACTCCTCGGTGTCTCCGTCGTCGCCCTCCTCGTCGCAGATGGCATCCACCGACTCCCCCACCTGCTCGCAACCGCCAGACGGACGGCCGCACTCGGCGAAACGCCTGCGCTCGTGAGTCGAGCAGTCTTGCGAATGCGACTCGACCCGACCGCAGAGTCAGCAGCGGTGTTCGCCGCAGAGACGAGCGACGGGCCGCTCGGTGCGAGTTTGGCGGCTCACGTCCGAACGGCTCGTGGAACCGGTCGAAGCGGCTTTGAGACGTTCGCCACCGAATGGGACGAGTGGTATCCCTCGCTCAGACGAGCGCTGTCGCTCGTCGGCGCGGCAGCACAGGCGCCTGCTGGAGAACGCGCCCGAACGCTCGACAGAGCCCTCGACGCTGTCCTCTCGGGGACGCGCGAGCGAACCGAGTCGTTTGTCGAACAGATTCGCGGTCCGACGACGGCATTGTATGCGTTTGGCGTGTTGCTCCCGCTCGCGCTCGTGGCGGTGTTACCCGCGGCGACAGCGGCTGGCCTGCCGGTCACGACTCCCGTGTTCATCGTTCTCTATGACCTGCTTTTGCCAACTGCGCTTCTCGCCGTGAGCGCGCGGTTGCTCGTCCGGCGACCAATGGTGTTTCCGCCGGGACACGTGTCATCCGACCACCCCTCTCTTCCACCATGGCGGCGGTGGGCACCGGTAGTGGGCAGTGGGGTGGGCGTACTCGCTTACGCGTTAACGACGCTGTTCGGACAATCGTGGGGTGCGTCGCTTGTGGCGATTGGCGCGGGGGTTGGCAGTACACTCATCGTGTGGTTTCACCCGGTGACACAGATTCAGACGCGGATTCGTGCGGTCGAAGACGGCCTCGCAGACGCACTATATCTCGTTGGCCAGCGAGTCCAGACCGGGACGGCCGTAGACGCCGCACTCGTGGATGTGGGCGAGGAGCTCGGTGGGGAAACAAGCGACGTATTCACGGCTGCCGCGCGCACCCAGCGGGTGTTGAAAACCGACCTCAAGAGCGCCTTCTGTGGACCACACGGAGCGCTTTCGACCCTGCCGAGTCCGCGCGTCGAGAGCGCCGCGACACTCCTCGCGCTTGCAGCAACTGAGGGACGGCCCGCAGGGCACGCAATCGTCTCGATGGCAGACCATCTCGACGACCTACAGCAGGTCGAAGCGCACGCCCGCCGGAGCCTTCGGCAGGTGACAGACACGCTTCGACAAACCGGTCTCATCTTCGCCCCGCTCGTTGGTGGAACGACCGTCGCGCTCGCAACGAGCCTTACTGGGACCAACTCGAAACTGGCGAGTCAAGCCCTTGCCTTCGATACACTCGGCGCAGCTATCGGCGTCTATGTCCTCATTCTCGCTGTGCTTCTTACCACGCTCAGTGTCGGTCTCGAAGCCGGACTGAATCGGGCGCAGGTTGGCTACCACGTCGGTATCGCGCTGGTCGTTGCACCCACCGTGTTTCTCGCGACGGTCGAAGTGACCGCCCACCTCACGTAA
- a CDS encoding tubulin/FtsZ family protein produces the protein MKAVLIGVGQAGGKLTQRMAEFDAKMGFDAIQGALAVNSASADLQSLTLDTVLIGQERVKGHGVGGDNEMGAKIMDEDATEVMDALDGRITSEAEALFIVAGLGGGTGSGGAPVLARHLKRIYDIPVYVLGVLPGRGEGSLYQANAGRSLKTVAREADAVLLIDNDAWHASGESVEEGFSKINENIAQRVGLLLAAGEVTEGVGESVVDSSEVINTLRGGGIAALGYASAEASPDASENLTVITSVARNALLTGSSLPNAVEAEAALLVIAGKPDRLSRKGVEKARRWLEDETGSMQVRGGDFPLESDRIAALVLVSGVERSPRLNEFMERAKTAHESRPQKRADPAAAFKNDELDDLF, from the coding sequence ATGAAAGCTGTTCTCATTGGGGTTGGTCAGGCTGGGGGGAAACTTACACAGCGCATGGCCGAGTTCGATGCCAAGATGGGATTCGACGCCATCCAAGGCGCGCTTGCGGTCAATTCCGCGAGCGCAGATCTCCAGTCGCTCACACTCGATACGGTGCTCATCGGCCAAGAACGGGTGAAAGGACACGGGGTCGGTGGCGACAACGAGATGGGCGCGAAAATCATGGACGAGGACGCGACTGAGGTCATGGACGCACTCGACGGTCGCATCACGTCTGAGGCGGAGGCGCTGTTCATCGTCGCCGGGCTCGGCGGCGGGACGGGCAGTGGCGGCGCACCGGTGTTGGCTCGCCATCTAAAACGCATCTACGATATTCCTGTGTACGTCCTCGGCGTGCTCCCCGGTCGCGGCGAGGGGTCGCTCTATCAGGCGAACGCGGGTCGCTCGCTCAAGACGGTTGCCCGGGAGGCAGACGCCGTGTTGCTCATCGACAACGACGCGTGGCACGCCTCTGGCGAGAGCGTCGAGGAAGGGTTCTCGAAAATCAACGAAAACATTGCCCAGCGCGTTGGCCTCCTGCTCGCGGCAGGGGAGGTCACCGAAGGCGTCGGTGAGAGCGTCGTGGATTCGAGCGAGGTCATCAACACGCTACGCGGTGGCGGCATCGCAGCACTCGGCTACGCGAGCGCGGAGGCGAGTCCGGATGCAAGTGAGAATCTGACCGTCATCACGAGCGTTGCGCGCAATGCACTGCTCACAGGGTCAAGCCTCCCAAACGCCGTCGAAGCAGAGGCGGCGTTGCTCGTGATTGCCGGAAAGCCAGACCGCCTCTCGCGTAAAGGTGTTGAGAAAGCGCGCCGCTGGCTCGAAGACGAAACGGGCAGCATGCAGGTACGCGGCGGCGACTTCCCGCTTGAGAGCGACCGCATCGCCGCGCTCGTGCTCGTAAGCGGCGTCGAACGCTCGCCGCGGCTAAACGAGTTCATGGAGCGAGCGAAAACGGCCCACGAGTCGCGCCCGCAGAAGCGGGCTGACCCGGCGGCCGCGTTCAAAAACGACGAGTTAGACGACCTCTTTTAG
- a CDS encoding DHHA1 domain-containing protein: MSKQAVVGGDFGQLTDTASAFIEQNPLVLVVVALVVLLILVVAFRNGTPRLRRPKGARFVKQLQKYDEVSVLMHPNPDPDAMACAAAVAFLADSVDTKATLQYPGKIRHQENRAFETVLDLELQNIDNASELTSKNVVLVDHNVSRGFNGASGITPFAVIDHHPGTGTGTQFTDCRTDYGACSTILAEYLDQQGYEPHKEDETVEKPLPHELATGLLYGIQADTKHLTKGCSAAEFQACSYLFAGVDEDALDRIANPQVEGEVLKIKARAITKCDVNPPFAVSDVGDVEIVDAIPQAADELVRLEGVTAVVVLGSRNGTIHLSGRSRDDRVHMGKTLQEVVDNIPMSSAGGHARMGGGQLSVEHMEGIGPRKGLNRSELVDRLFDGMAGEL; encoded by the coding sequence ATGTCGAAACAGGCCGTCGTAGGAGGAGATTTCGGTCAGTTGACCGATACTGCTTCGGCCTTTATCGAGCAAAATCCGCTCGTACTCGTCGTAGTCGCACTGGTCGTCCTTCTTATTCTCGTGGTCGCGTTCAGAAACGGCACGCCTCGACTTCGACGGCCCAAAGGGGCGCGCTTTGTGAAACAACTGCAGAAGTACGACGAGGTGTCGGTGTTGATGCATCCGAACCCCGACCCGGACGCGATGGCCTGTGCGGCCGCCGTTGCCTTTCTCGCAGACAGTGTTGATACGAAAGCGACGCTGCAGTATCCGGGGAAGATTCGCCACCAAGAAAATCGGGCGTTCGAGACGGTGCTCGACCTCGAACTCCAGAACATCGACAACGCGAGCGAACTCACCTCAAAGAACGTCGTACTTGTAGACCACAACGTGTCTCGCGGGTTCAATGGAGCGTCTGGAATCACGCCGTTCGCGGTCATCGACCACCACCCCGGCACCGGCACAGGCACACAATTCACCGACTGTCGAACCGACTACGGCGCGTGTTCGACAATTCTTGCAGAGTATCTCGACCAACAGGGCTACGAACCACACAAAGAGGACGAAACGGTCGAAAAACCGCTTCCCCATGAGCTTGCGACGGGCTTGCTCTACGGCATTCAAGCAGACACGAAGCACCTGACGAAGGGCTGTTCTGCGGCAGAGTTTCAGGCGTGTAGCTATCTCTTTGCGGGCGTTGATGAAGACGCACTCGACCGCATCGCAAACCCACAAGTCGAAGGTGAGGTGCTCAAAATCAAAGCCCGCGCGATTACGAAGTGCGACGTGAACCCGCCGTTCGCCGTGAGCGACGTGGGCGACGTTGAAATCGTCGATGCCATTCCCCAAGCCGCAGACGAACTCGTCCGCCTCGAAGGCGTGACTGCGGTTGTCGTCCTCGGCTCTCGAAACGGAACGATTCACCTCTCGGGCCGCTCGCGTGACGACCGCGTCCACATGGGAAAAACCCTCCAGGAAGTCGTCGACAACATCCCGATGTCGAGTGCGGGCGGCCACGCGCGGATGGGCGGCGGCCAACTCTCAGTCGAGCACATGGAAGGAATCGGGCCGCGAAAAGGCCTCAATCGCTCCGAACTCGTAGACCGTCTGTTCGACGGGATGGCGGGCGAACTCTAA
- a CDS encoding type II/IV secretion system ATPase subunit — MHMWFRRFMDAEDATCRCECSFSGAQLTVESAACPGRGALAEAPDCRATVIEALEARDVAQIKTQCAGQTRTYREKSAAALVAAGRFAAQIRVHDERLAERTRTDPLRAAHDAAGRADPVARIAAETGLLELCQHAESYDDLLRPVVGLSLAHSRVTARPPPEARLCATKSLDTGTTIRRYEQPTAELDTYHVEPAEYSLEPALLTHLDAAIDTLASGSVGDGPRAPRRAVQAVVSDPAVSDTLAPILRKHTRGYGVLEDLFADTAVSDVFATAPVSENALRVRVGGDICKTNVFLSSNGAAALASRLRRESGRTFSRASPTLDAVAKTNRTEIRVAGVTEPVSDGTGFVFRAHGREPWTLAALVGNGTLSANAAALLSVAVERGATGLIAGGRGAGKTALLGALLWELPAATRTVLIEDTPELPVSALQAAGRDVQALHVSTDDETTALGPTDALRTALRLGDGALVIGEVRGEEAAALYEAMRVGAGANTVLGTIHGDGAAAVKERVVTDLNVPESSFGATDLVVTLRPIDGQAGRTRRVVRIEEVVARDGTTTFYPLFERGGRTLEATGRIDRGSSQLVASLATATESYSDVRACVETRKSWFEELVANGQTTPEQVVAAHARRRVES, encoded by the coding sequence ATGCACATGTGGTTTCGTCGATTTATGGACGCGGAAGACGCGACTTGTCGGTGTGAGTGCTCGTTTTCCGGCGCGCAGTTGACCGTTGAATCAGCAGCGTGCCCGGGACGTGGTGCACTCGCAGAGGCTCCTGACTGTCGAGCAACCGTTATCGAAGCACTCGAAGCGCGCGATGTTGCGCAAATCAAAACGCAGTGTGCTGGCCAGACGCGAACCTACCGCGAGAAGTCCGCGGCGGCGCTCGTGGCCGCTGGTCGGTTCGCAGCGCAGATTCGTGTCCACGACGAGCGGCTCGCAGAACGCACCCGAACAGACCCGCTTCGCGCCGCCCACGATGCGGCAGGTCGGGCAGACCCGGTCGCACGAATCGCCGCAGAAACTGGTTTGCTCGAACTGTGCCAGCACGCCGAATCGTACGACGACCTCCTCCGGCCGGTCGTTGGCCTCTCGCTCGCCCACTCGCGCGTGACGGCGCGCCCGCCACCAGAGGCGCGCCTCTGTGCGACGAAATCGCTCGACACGGGTACGACAATCCGTCGCTACGAACAACCGACCGCCGAACTCGATACCTACCACGTCGAACCCGCAGAATACAGCCTCGAACCGGCGCTACTCACACACCTCGATGCGGCCATCGACACGCTCGCAAGTGGGTCGGTGGGAGACGGTCCGCGCGCACCGCGTCGGGCGGTGCAAGCCGTTGTTTCTGACCCGGCAGTCAGCGATACGCTTGCGCCGATACTGCGAAAACACACCCGCGGCTACGGCGTGCTTGAAGACCTGTTCGCAGACACCGCTGTTTCGGACGTGTTTGCCACCGCGCCCGTCTCAGAGAATGCACTCCGCGTCCGGGTGGGCGGCGACATCTGCAAAACGAACGTATTCCTGTCCTCGAACGGTGCAGCGGCCCTTGCATCGCGCTTGCGTCGGGAGAGTGGACGCACTTTCTCGCGAGCGAGTCCGACGCTCGACGCGGTTGCCAAAACGAACAGAACAGAGATTCGGGTTGCAGGCGTCACAGAGCCAGTGAGCGACGGCACTGGATTCGTCTTCAGAGCACACGGCAGAGAGCCGTGGACGCTCGCCGCGCTTGTCGGAAACGGCACGCTCAGTGCGAACGCGGCTGCGCTCCTGTCGGTCGCCGTAGAACGTGGTGCAACTGGTCTCATCGCTGGCGGTCGGGGCGCGGGGAAAACGGCCCTGCTCGGCGCACTGCTCTGGGAGTTACCAGCCGCGACGCGAACCGTCCTCATCGAGGACACGCCCGAGTTGCCGGTGTCAGCACTGCAAGCGGCCGGTCGAGACGTTCAGGCACTCCACGTCTCCACTGACGACGAAACCACGGCACTCGGACCAACAGACGCGCTCAGAACCGCACTTCGACTCGGTGACGGCGCGCTCGTCATCGGCGAGGTTCGCGGTGAAGAAGCCGCCGCACTCTACGAAGCGATGCGCGTCGGTGCGGGGGCAAACACCGTGCTCGGAACTATCCACGGCGACGGCGCTGCCGCAGTCAAAGAGCGCGTCGTCACCGACCTGAACGTCCCCGAAAGCTCGTTTGGAGCAACCGACCTCGTCGTCACGCTCCGCCCCATCGACGGTCAGGCGGGACGAACCCGACGAGTTGTCCGCATCGAAGAAGTGGTTGCACGAGACGGAACCACGACGTTCTACCCGCTGTTTGAACGAGGCGGTCGAACGCTCGAAGCGACCGGACGCATCGACCGCGGGTCGAGTCAGCTCGTGGCGTCGCTTGCCACCGCCACAGAATCGTACAGTGATGTGCGTGCCTGCGTCGAGACACGCAAGAGCTGGTTCGAGGAGCTCGTGGCGAACGGACAGACAACGCCCGAACAGGTGGTCGCCGCACACGCACGCCGCCGGGTGGAGTCGTGA
- a CDS encoding MFS transporter, which produces MSRRQLFGSLCAMVFLVNLGRVLFAPLLEPLIVDFNTTRTTMGLVATLAWMGSAVPRIPTGYLLTRVRRHRVILLTGLILTVASLFTSLATSVQMLMVGSFSMGLASGAYFMAANPLVSELYPQRLGRAIGIHGMSSQLAAVLAPLLVTAVLFLDTWRAVFQLVAVVALLTTGVLYLVARQTDIPNSGASDRDLLAAVRHQWPIILAGIAFIGATSFVWNGLFNWYPSYLTAKGLAPGTSRTMLSVVFAAGVPAFFVGGRFADRFDTVRLLLAIIGAFSVSLVALTLTSGLIPLIAVSTVLGFVVHSLFPTVDTYMLTSLPDNHKGSAYAVFSGTMMPMQATGSYVVGGLTDIGYSYSRVYQFFALCLVGFMVVLFVLNRAGYIPRRGGADA; this is translated from the coding sequence GTGTCACGCCGCCAGCTCTTCGGGTCGCTGTGTGCGATGGTGTTTCTCGTCAACTTGGGGAGAGTGCTGTTTGCACCCCTCTTAGAGCCGCTCATCGTCGATTTCAACACGACGCGGACGACGATGGGGCTGGTGGCAACCCTCGCGTGGATGGGCAGTGCCGTCCCCCGGATTCCGACGGGCTACCTCCTCACGCGGGTTCGCCGTCACCGGGTCATCCTCCTCACGGGACTCATCTTGACCGTCGCCTCGCTGTTCACCTCGCTCGCCACATCTGTCCAGATGCTGATGGTCGGCTCCTTTTCGATGGGGCTTGCCAGTGGTGCGTACTTCATGGCGGCGAATCCGCTCGTGAGTGAGTTGTACCCCCAGCGTTTGGGCCGGGCAATCGGGATTCACGGCATGTCGAGCCAGCTCGCGGCAGTTCTCGCGCCGTTGCTCGTCACCGCCGTCTTGTTCCTCGATACGTGGCGGGCGGTGTTCCAACTCGTCGCCGTCGTCGCGCTACTCACGACGGGCGTTCTCTACCTCGTCGCCCGCCAGACAGATATCCCGAACAGCGGCGCGTCAGACCGAGACCTCCTCGCCGCGGTTCGCCACCAGTGGCCGATTATCCTCGCTGGCATCGCCTTCATCGGTGCGACCTCGTTCGTCTGGAACGGGCTGTTCAACTGGTATCCTTCGTATCTGACCGCAAAAGGCCTCGCCCCCGGAACGTCGAGAACCATGCTGTCGGTCGTGTTCGCCGCGGGCGTCCCCGCCTTCTTTGTCGGCGGCCGGTTCGCAGACCGCTTCGACACCGTCCGACTCCTGCTCGCCATCATCGGCGCGTTCTCCGTGAGTCTCGTGGCGCTCACGCTCACCTCCGGCCTTATCCCGCTCATCGCCGTGAGTACCGTCCTCGGCTTCGTCGTCCACAGCCTGTTTCCGACGGTGGACACCTACATGCTCACCTCGCTCCCGGACAACCACAAGGGGAGTGCGTACGCCGTGTTCAGCGGGACGATGATGCCAATGCAGGCGACGGGGTCGTACGTGGTCGGTGGCCTCACCGATATCGGGTACAGCTATTCGCGGGTGTACCAGTTTTTCGCCCTCTGTCTCGTCGGCTTCATGGTCGTCCTCTTCGTGCTCAACCGGGCAGGCTACATCCCTCGACGCGGCGGAGCCGATGCCTGA